In Aptenodytes patagonicus chromosome 22, bAptPat1.pri.cur, whole genome shotgun sequence, one DNA window encodes the following:
- the LAD1 gene encoding ladinin-1 isoform X2, with protein sequence MSVSRRNWSDLSSLARQRTLEDEEEQQRERRRRHRSLLSSTSMDEEPPSPVKDTSPASSRPQSLVKPVSLEDEEERKLSEVLKTQEGRRIRSPMAISEKLRQDKEQQEPGVGASHVEAGTQPRMGQESIQAGERGQDAAKGGGDPPGDQHPEPASERKAVVRGRLQDKEGQGVGMPRGEQRKEVGEPQQRASPELGGCRLREVKILTRQGSRSTEEKTASVVTSSLDQQQPSRNPSKEVMQVSPTQDEAVEKSDTSPTHVTYSSSIRRTSPRTVSFRMISRKQKEESQSPLTRSASLRIPGSSTTIGEKLEKYTSAVQRSEVVKSSLTIQKSLLSSEGVASKRNFFEASAPSKAEPLAIRKDNLKIPGSVTSRINLWISRAQEPAKEEKSKLK encoded by the exons ATGTCTGTTAGCAGAAGGAACTGGTCCGATCTCTCCAG CCTGGCCAGGCAGAGGACCCTTGAGgatgaagaagaacagcaaagagaGCGCCGGCGAAGGCACCGGAGCCTGCTGTCCTCCACATCGATGGATGAAGAGCCTCCTAGCCCTGTGAAAGACACCAGTCCAGCTTCCAGCAG ACCTCAATCTCTGGTGAAGCCGGTGTCTCTGGAGGATGAGGAAGAGCGTAAGCTCTCGGAGGTGCTGAAGACGCAAGAAGGGAGACGGATAAGGTCTCCGATGGCCATCTCTGAAAAGCTGAGGCAGGAtaaggagcagcaggagccaggggTGGGAGCGAGCCACGTGGAGGCAGGGACGCAGCCACGCATGGGGCAGGAGAGCATCCAGGCTGGAGAGCGGGGTCAGGATGCAGCCAAGGGCGGAGGGGACCCACCAGGAGACCAGCACCCAGAGCCGGCCTCGGAGAGGAAGGCGGTGGTGAGGGGACGTCTCCAGGACAAAGAGGGACAAGGTGTGGGGATGCCTcggggggagcagaggaaggaggtgggGGAGCCACAGCAGCGGGCATCGCCAGAGCTGGGGGGCTGCCGGCTCCGCGAAGTGAAGATCCTGACCAGGCAGGGAAGCCGCAGCACGGAGGAGAAGACAGCCTCGGTGGTGACCTCATCTCTGGACCAGCAG CAACCATCCAGGAATCCCTCAAAGGAGGTAATGCAGGTGTCTCCCACCCAAGATGAAGCTGTAGAAAAGTCAGATACTTCTCCAACTCATGTCACCTACAGCAGCTCCATCAGACGAACCAGCCCAAGAACTGTCTCCTTTCGG ATGAtctcaagaaaacagaaagaagaaagccaaaGCCCTCTCACAAGGAG TGCGAGTCTGAGGATCCCGGGTAGCAGCACCACCATTGGGGAGAAGCTGGAAAAGTACACCTCAGCTGTGCAG cGCTCAGAAGTGGTGAAATCATCCCTGACTATTCAGAAGAGCCTCTTGTCCTCGGAGGGGGTGGCCAGCAAGCGCAACTTCTTTGAGGCAAGCGCTCCCAGCAAGGCTGAGCCACTCGCTATCAGGAAG GACAACCTGAAGATCCCGGGATCAGTGACATCCCGCATTAATCTGTGGATCAGCCGAGCTCAGGAGCCTGCCAAGGAGGAAAAGAGCAAG ttgaaATAA
- the LAD1 gene encoding ladinin-1 isoform X1 → MSVSRRNWSDLSSLARQRTLEDEEEQQRERRRRHRSLLSSTSMDEEPPSPVKDTSPASSRPQSLVKPVSLEDEEERKLSEVLKTQEGRRIRSPMAISEKLRQDKEQQEPGVGASHVEAGTQPRMGQESIQAGERGQDAAKGGGDPPGDQHPEPASERKAVVRGRLQDKEGQGVGMPRGEQRKEVGEPQQRASPELGGCRLREVKILTRQGSRSTEEKTASVVTSSLDQQQPSRNPSKEVMQVSPTQDEAVEKSDTSPTHVTYSSSIRRTSPRTVSFRMISRKQKEESQSPLTRSASLRIPGSSTTIGEKLEKYTSAVQRSEVVKSSLTIQKSLLSSEGVASKRNFFEASAPSKAEPLAIRKDNLKIPGSVTSRINLWISRAQEPAKEEKSKDIRKINSLPNRDVWVKQPGDTPGDTKLK, encoded by the exons ATGTCTGTTAGCAGAAGGAACTGGTCCGATCTCTCCAG CCTGGCCAGGCAGAGGACCCTTGAGgatgaagaagaacagcaaagagaGCGCCGGCGAAGGCACCGGAGCCTGCTGTCCTCCACATCGATGGATGAAGAGCCTCCTAGCCCTGTGAAAGACACCAGTCCAGCTTCCAGCAG ACCTCAATCTCTGGTGAAGCCGGTGTCTCTGGAGGATGAGGAAGAGCGTAAGCTCTCGGAGGTGCTGAAGACGCAAGAAGGGAGACGGATAAGGTCTCCGATGGCCATCTCTGAAAAGCTGAGGCAGGAtaaggagcagcaggagccaggggTGGGAGCGAGCCACGTGGAGGCAGGGACGCAGCCACGCATGGGGCAGGAGAGCATCCAGGCTGGAGAGCGGGGTCAGGATGCAGCCAAGGGCGGAGGGGACCCACCAGGAGACCAGCACCCAGAGCCGGCCTCGGAGAGGAAGGCGGTGGTGAGGGGACGTCTCCAGGACAAAGAGGGACAAGGTGTGGGGATGCCTcggggggagcagaggaaggaggtgggGGAGCCACAGCAGCGGGCATCGCCAGAGCTGGGGGGCTGCCGGCTCCGCGAAGTGAAGATCCTGACCAGGCAGGGAAGCCGCAGCACGGAGGAGAAGACAGCCTCGGTGGTGACCTCATCTCTGGACCAGCAG CAACCATCCAGGAATCCCTCAAAGGAGGTAATGCAGGTGTCTCCCACCCAAGATGAAGCTGTAGAAAAGTCAGATACTTCTCCAACTCATGTCACCTACAGCAGCTCCATCAGACGAACCAGCCCAAGAACTGTCTCCTTTCGG ATGAtctcaagaaaacagaaagaagaaagccaaaGCCCTCTCACAAGGAG TGCGAGTCTGAGGATCCCGGGTAGCAGCACCACCATTGGGGAGAAGCTGGAAAAGTACACCTCAGCTGTGCAG cGCTCAGAAGTGGTGAAATCATCCCTGACTATTCAGAAGAGCCTCTTGTCCTCGGAGGGGGTGGCCAGCAAGCGCAACTTCTTTGAGGCAAGCGCTCCCAGCAAGGCTGAGCCACTCGCTATCAGGAAG GACAACCTGAAGATCCCGGGATCAGTGACATCCCGCATTAATCTGTGGATCAGCCGAGCTCAGGAGCCTGCCAAGGAGGAAAAGAGCAAG GACATCAGGAAAATAAACAGCCTGCCAAACCGTGATGTCTGGGTAAAGCAGCCTGGAGACACCCCTGGAGACACCAAG ttgaaATAA